Within the Gammaproteobacteria bacterium genome, the region GTGGAGCAGTACGCGCTCGAGCGGCTCAAGATCGTGCACCTGGATCTTTATCGGCTCGCCGCGGACGAGGAGCTCGAGAACCTGGGGCTGCGCGACTGGCTGGATGAGCCGGGCGTATGGCTGCTGGTCGAGTGGCCGGAGCGTGCGGCGTCGATCGAGACGCTCGCCGACCTCGTGCTGCGCTTCGAGATCGTGGATCCGGCCTCGCGCCGCGTCACGGCGGCTGCGCGCACGACAAAGGGGGCGGCGGCGGCCCGTGTTGCTGATCTCGATTCTTAAGTAGGTTTGCTAATGCTCTAATTCAGCTTGCAAAACGACTCAAAAGCCGATAGAAATAAGAATGACATAACCAAGAACCCGCAGGGAGGGTCGATTCGAGCATGCGCGCGTGGCTGCCGTACGTGTGGCTCATGGCATGGGTGGGCGTGTCGCTCCCGTGCGCGGCATCCGAAGTGGAGGGCGTCCGCGTTTGGTCGGGGCCCGAGGCCACCCGCGTCGTGCTGGATCTGTCCTCACCGGCCGATCACCGCATTTTCTCGCTCACGAATCCGCACCGGATCGTGATCGACTTGAAGCACACGTCGCTGCGGCACCCGATCCGGCTCGCCGAAGCGAAAGGTTACGTCGCGAACATTCGAACGGGCGAACGTCCCGGCGGCGAGCTGCGCGTCGTTCTCGATCTCACGCAAGCGGTGCGCCCGAAGAGCTTTCTGCTGCCCCCGGCCGAGCAATACGGCCATCGGCTCGTCATCGATCTCGAGCCTCGCACGGACCGGACCGTCCTGCGCGCTCCGCCGGCGGCCCCCGGCGGCCGCGACGTCGTCGTCGTGA harbors:
- the tsaE gene encoding tRNA (adenosine(37)-N6)-threonylcarbamoyltransferase complex ATPase subunit type 1 TsaE; the encoded protein is MGESGLTRLFSSQEAFEAAAGETARRWAAREPGSLLVALHGDLGSGKTTWVRAMLRGLGYSGRVPSPTYTLVEQYALERLKIVHLDLYRLAADEELENLGLRDWLDEPGVWLLVEWPERAASIETLADLVLRFEIVDPASRRVTAAARTTKGAAAARVADLDS